A DNA window from Onthophagus taurus isolate NC chromosome 1, IU_Otau_3.0, whole genome shotgun sequence contains the following coding sequences:
- the LOC111417393 gene encoding tRNA dimethylallyltransferase codes for MFQRVFNKIIGFYKLSSNMSLPLIVILGSTGSGKTKLSLELAQKFSSEIIGADSMQVYKGLDIITAKATKDEQNLATHHLIDVLSPTEEFTVVDYRDRALNIIDRLLSENKIPIIVGGTNYYIESILWKILISEPGSVKTNKPGIMPNNDHELSNEVLHKKLQDLDPVMARRLHPNDKRKVLRSLEVLYRNGKRHSDLLAEQQTSEGGSSTGGALRYPNTIIFWLQCNQNNLDERLNKRVDLMIEDGLLNELESFHTQYNANRIKNEIEPDYTKGIFQAIGFKEFHKYLLLSPEERKNPEGEKLFSTGVADLKMVTRRYARKQTRWIVNRFLARTDRQVPPVYGLSTDDINKFDENVTNAAIEIIESCLSGTPSKYNPLPKRINVKTFPNSTADTNRCEICNRIFVGEHQWAAHKKSSKHKRMAMKKKKEGEVAK; via the exons atGTTTCAAcgagtttttaataaaataattggattttataaattaagtaGCAATATGTCTTTGCCGTTGATCGTTATATTAGGTTCTACTGGTTCTGGAAAAACAAAGCTATCTTTAGAACTAGCTCAAAAGTTTTCGTCGGAAATAATTGGAGCTGATTCAATGCAAGTTTATAAAGGATTGGACATAATAACAGCTAAAGCAACTAAAGACGAGCAAAATTTAGCAACACATCATTTAATCGATGTTTTAAGTCCTACCGAAGAGTTTACAGTAGTTGATTATAGAGATCGTGCCTTAAATATT ATTGATAGGTTATTATCCGAAAATAAAATTCCTATTATTGTGGGTGGTACTAACTATTACATAGAGTCAattctttggaaaattttaatatcagaACCGGGGAGCGTAAAAACCAATAAACCTGGCATCATGCCGAATAATGATCATGAATTATCTAACGaagttttacataaaaaattacaagacTTGGATCCTGTAATGGCACGGAGGTTACATCCAAATGATAAACGAAAAGTTTTAAg atCTTTAGAAGTGTTATATCGCAATGGAAAGAGACACAGTGATTTACTTGCTGAACAGCAAACTTCAGAAGGTGGTTCCAGCACAGGTGGTGCTTTACGATATCcaaatacaataatattttgGTTACAATGCAATCAG aataatCTTGACGAGAGACTAAACAAAAGGGTTGATTTAATGATTGAAGATGGCTTATTGAACGAATTAGAAAGTTTTCATACACAATATAACGCAAATCGgatcaaaaatgaaat tgaACCGGATTATACGAAAGGAATATTTCAAGCAATCGGCTTTAAGGAATTCCATAAATACCTTCTTCTATCACCagaagaaaggaaaaatcCTGAGGGTGAAAAATTGTTTAGCACTGGAGTGgcagatttaaaaatggtaaCACGGAGATATGCTCGAAAACAAACCAGATGGATAGTTAATAGATTTTTAGCAAGAACAGATAGACAA GTGCCACCAGTATACGGATTAAGTACAGAcgacataaataaatttgatgagAACGTAACGAATGCAGCgattgaaataattgaaagTTGTTTGAGTGGAACACCCTCAAAATACAATCCATTGCCAAAAAGGATCAACGTTAAAACGTTTCCAAATTCAACCGCAGATACTAATCGTTGTGAAATTTGCAATCGGATATTTGTAGGGGAACATCAATGGGCGGCCCATAAAAAATCGTCTAAACATAAACGAATGGcaatgaagaagaaaaaggagGGGGAAGTTGCTAAGTAA
- the LOC111417388 gene encoding uncharacterized protein has product MNKNIEFQDSDEDVYYGPITLKEKKRDVLRKLPIEYITGRSSVSTNPSFIEDKSMRLAELITCDLPTKSSISEDDENFIQKVAKELDLTVPAEDSSISDHEFKEEISTTYHSISSNNSSLIEDVVNISSEKENSMLTEDSNSSDDFDNKQEGTYEIPKFTAQNHVKDLIDCFNNLDVIEEVDENTQFDSNPSLKITPSEEKQTEIQELMEQSKAESPSSSNSSFKFNDTLEEMDRFLMYGQNYRMSYENVENIKVSNETDYEIKEEIQTPKIQFNKPTGIPVLSRSATKTPVHKQINLQNRLPRSTGKDRFKDIQSPVAMYIKNSGYTPLFRTVTPGKVNKENIPEPSSVFTVNSAIDTFAFPAVRYKPAKKQQVIEEEFKLPPSINTLIPLKAKVGLHQRKGRQLSSIVDGDLTIDCSLNSSKDVSVVEKKNIFL; this is encoded by the exons ATGAATAAGAATATAGAGTTCCAGGATAGTGATGAAGATGTGTATTATGGACCTATAACTTTAAAGGAGAAGAAACGGGATGTATTAAGGAAACTCCCAATTGAATATATTACGGGAAGAAGTAGTGTgag TACAAATCCAAGttttattgaagataaatCAATGAGATTGGCAGAATTAATTACATGTGACTTACCGACCAAGTCATCCATATCAGAAGAtgacgaaaattttattcaaaaagttgCTAAAGAATTGGATTTAACAGTTCCAGCGGAAGATTCCTCAATAAGTGACCAtgaatttaaagaagaaatatcCACTACATATCATTCAATTTCTTCAAATAATTCTAGTTTGATTGAAGATGTTGTAAACATTTCCTCTGAAAAGGAAAACTCAATGCTCACTGAAGATTCCAATTCCAGTGATGATTTCGATAACAAACAAGAAGGTACATACGAAATTCCCAAATTTACAGCACAAAATCATGTCAAAGACTTAATAGATTGTTTTAACAACTTGGATGTTATTGAAGAAGTTGATGAAAATACCCAATTTGATTCAAACCCCTCATTAAAGATAACACCATcagaagaaaaacaaacagAAATCCAAGAATTAATGGAACAATCAAAAGCTGAAAGCCCTTCAAGTAGTAAttcatcttttaaatttaatgatacTCTTGAAGAAATGGATCGATTTCTGATGTACGGACAAAATTATAGAATGTCAtatgaaaatgttgaaaatattaaagtttctAATGAAACtgattatgaaataaaagaagAGATTCAAACtccaaaaattcaatttaataaacctACAGGAATTCCAGTTTTATCTCGTTCAGCAACAAAAACACCCGtacataaacaaataaatcttcaaaataGATTACCAAGATCTACTGGGAAAGATAGGTTTAAAGATATTCAAAGCCCAGTTGCCATGTATATAAAGAATTCAGGATACACACCGCTATTTAGAACTGTAACGCCTGGAAAAgtcaacaaagaaaatatccCAGAACCATCATCAGTGTTTACAGTGAATTCTGCCATTGACACATTCGCTTTTCCAGCAGTTCGCTATAAACCTGCCAAAAAACAACAAGTTATTgaagaagaatttaaattgCCACCTAGCATAAACACCTTAATTCCATTAAAAGCAAAAGTTGGCCTACACCAAAGAAAGGGAAGGCAATTAAGTTCCATTGTTGATGGTGATTTGACCATAGATTGTAGTTTAAATTCTTCTAAAGATGTTTCAGttgtggagaaaaaaaatatatttttgtag